Proteins encoded by one window of Desulfovibrio ferrophilus:
- the rfaD gene encoding ADP-glyceromanno-heptose 6-epimerase, which produces MHIVTGGAGFIGSAFVWKLNEMGIDDVIIVDNLGETEKWKNLVNRRYVDYFHRDDFLDMILHDELPFEVDSITHMGACSSTTERDADFLMENNYRYSVTLASWCLENDARFINASSASTYGDGELGFMDDEELIPSLKPLNMYGYSKQLFDLWALRAGCMGRLASLKFFNVFGPNEYHKDDMRSVICKAYKQIGETETMRLFKSYHPDYEDGGQKRDFVYVKDCVEVMWWLLENPQTGGVFNVGTGQSRTWNDLARAVFAAMDVPEDIHYIDMPEQLQGKYQYYTEANVDKLKAAGCPVGFTSLEDAARDYVQNYLAQADPYL; this is translated from the coding sequence ATGCATATTGTTACCGGCGGAGCTGGATTCATCGGCAGCGCTTTTGTCTGGAAGCTGAATGAGATGGGTATCGACGATGTCATCATCGTGGATAACCTGGGCGAGACCGAGAAATGGAAGAATCTCGTCAACCGTCGCTACGTGGACTATTTTCATCGCGACGATTTTCTGGACATGATTCTGCACGATGAATTGCCGTTCGAGGTCGATTCCATCACGCATATGGGGGCCTGTTCTTCCACTACCGAGCGCGATGCCGATTTCCTGATGGAGAACAACTATCGTTATTCCGTGACCCTGGCCTCGTGGTGTCTGGAGAACGATGCGCGATTCATCAATGCGTCGTCGGCGTCCACTTATGGCGATGGTGAACTGGGCTTTATGGATGATGAAGAACTGATTCCCAGCCTGAAGCCTCTGAATATGTATGGTTATTCCAAGCAGTTGTTCGACCTGTGGGCGCTTCGGGCCGGTTGCATGGGGCGCTTGGCGAGTCTGAAGTTCTTCAATGTCTTCGGACCAAACGAGTATCATAAGGACGATATGCGAAGCGTGATCTGCAAGGCTTACAAGCAGATTGGTGAAACCGAGACCATGCGACTCTTCAAGTCCTATCATCCCGATTATGAGGATGGGGGACAGAAAAGGGATTTCGTGTACGTCAAGGACTGCGTGGAGGTCATGTGGTGGCTTTTGGAGAATCCTCAGACTGGTGGAGTCTTCAACGTCGGCACCGGCCAGTCGCGTACCTGGAACGATTTGGCCCGGGCTGTCTTTGCAGCAATGGATGTGCCCGAGGATATCCACTACATCGATATGCCCGAACAGTTACAGGGCAAATACCAGTATTATACCGAAGCCAACGTGGACAAGCTCAAGGCAGCTGGTTGTCCGGTTGGGTTCACGAGCCTGGAGGATGCAGCAAGGGATTATGTGCAGAATTATTTGGCACAGGCCGATCCTTACCTGTAG
- the hisH gene encoding imidazole glycerol phosphate synthase subunit HisH — MLAILDYKAGNQTSVRRALDNLSIPCRITADAEAIARADGIIFPGVGAAGQAMGNLTSTGLNEVLAEQVAAGKPLLGICVGCQIMLDYSPENDTKTLGIVPGECRLFNPGWLDEDGHPIRVPHMGWNKVALNHPEERLFRGIDPNSEFYFVHSYYPAPAEEYMLGMTTYGAEFCSFHGREGLWAVQFHPEKSGRPGLALLSNFAQYCKEVRDAQ, encoded by the coding sequence ATGCTTGCAATTCTCGACTATAAGGCTGGCAACCAGACCTCGGTCCGGCGAGCCCTTGATAATCTGTCCATCCCCTGCCGCATCACGGCAGACGCCGAAGCCATTGCCAGGGCCGACGGAATCATCTTCCCGGGCGTGGGCGCTGCGGGACAGGCCATGGGCAATCTGACCTCTACGGGACTGAACGAAGTCCTGGCCGAACAGGTCGCCGCAGGCAAACCCCTACTGGGGATTTGCGTGGGTTGCCAGATCATGTTGGATTACAGCCCGGAAAACGACACCAAGACACTGGGCATCGTCCCCGGTGAATGCCGACTGTTCAACCCTGGTTGGCTCGATGAAGACGGCCACCCCATCCGTGTTCCCCATATGGGCTGGAATAAAGTCGCCCTCAATCATCCCGAGGAACGACTGTTCCGTGGCATCGACCCCAATTCTGAATTCTATTTCGTCCACAGCTACTACCCGGCACCGGCCGAAGAATACATGCTGGGCATGACCACCTATGGCGCAGAGTTCTGCTCATTCCATGGCCGCGAAGGCTTGTGGGCCGTACAGTTCCACCCTGAGAAGAGTGGTCGACCAGGTCTGGCACTGCTATCCAACTTCGCCCAGTACTGCAAGGAGGTGCGTGATGCTCAGTAA
- the hisF gene encoding imidazole glycerol phosphate synthase subunit HisF: MLSKRIIPCLDVRDGRLTKGIKFKDNVDIGDPVETARVYYEEGADELVFYDITASHEHRGIMLNVVEEVAKQIFIPFSVGGGINSLEEMRAVLLAGAEKVSLNSPAVKNPDLISQGAAAFGSQAVVVGMDVLAVDKSEACPSGYEIVIHGGRKRMGMDALEWAKTVEALGAGEICLNSIDADGTKDGYELNLTRMISEAVSIPIIASGGAGNPDHMADACLEGKASAALIASIVHYGEYSIKDCKDVMKKRGVKVREIW; encoded by the coding sequence ATGCTCAGTAAAAGAATCATCCCCTGCCTCGACGTGCGCGATGGCCGCCTCACCAAGGGCATTAAATTCAAGGATAATGTCGATATCGGCGACCCGGTGGAAACTGCTCGCGTCTACTATGAGGAAGGCGCGGATGAGTTGGTCTTCTACGACATCACCGCCTCCCACGAACATCGCGGCATCATGCTGAACGTGGTGGAGGAAGTAGCTAAACAGATCTTCATTCCGTTCTCCGTAGGTGGCGGCATCAATTCCCTCGAGGAAATGCGGGCCGTGCTCCTGGCCGGAGCCGAAAAGGTCTCCCTGAACTCACCTGCCGTAAAAAATCCGGACCTGATCAGCCAGGGTGCAGCCGCTTTCGGTTCCCAGGCTGTGGTCGTGGGCATGGACGTGCTGGCCGTCGACAAATCAGAGGCCTGCCCCTCCGGCTACGAAATCGTAATCCACGGTGGTCGCAAGCGCATGGGCATGGATGCACTGGAATGGGCAAAGACGGTTGAAGCCCTCGGGGCCGGTGAAATCTGCCTCAACTCCATTGATGCCGACGGCACCAAGGATGGCTACGAACTCAATCTGACCCGAATGATCTCCGAGGCCGTCTCCATCCCGATCATTGCATCGGGTGGCGCAGGCAATCCGGACCACATGGCTGATGCCTGCCTGGAAGGGAAAGCCTCGGCGGCTCTCATCGCCTCCATCGTTCATTACGGCGAGTATTCCATCAAGGATTGTAAAGACGTAATGAAAAAGCGAGGAGTGAAGGTCCGCGAAATCTGGTAG
- a CDS encoding MOSC domain-containing protein: MGTIHAVCTSTVKHQKKETVDKALLQAGIGMVGDAHAGSERQVSLLALEGIQRMQEKMPELVPGDFAENLTTTGLPLELLKVGTKLRIGPDIRLEITQIGKKCHSKCNIHKTVGYCIMPNEGIFAKVVVGGMVKPGDSVDITGS; this comes from the coding sequence ATGGGTACCATCCACGCCGTATGCACCAGCACAGTCAAGCACCAGAAAAAGGAAACCGTCGACAAGGCTCTCCTTCAGGCAGGAATTGGCATGGTGGGCGACGCCCATGCCGGGAGCGAACGCCAAGTCAGCCTGCTTGCCTTGGAAGGCATCCAGCGCATGCAGGAGAAAATGCCAGAACTGGTTCCAGGGGATTTTGCCGAAAACCTGACTACGACAGGACTTCCGCTGGAATTGCTGAAGGTTGGGACAAAGCTCAGAATCGGACCGGACATCCGCCTTGAGATCACTCAAATCGGGAAGAAGTGCCACAGCAAATGCAACATTCACAAGACTGTGGGATATTGCATCATGCCCAACGAGGGAATCTTCGCCAAAGTCGTCGTTGGAGGCATGGTCAAACCTGGTGACTCCGTCGATATCACCGGGAGTTGA
- a CDS encoding NifB/NifX family molybdenum-iron cluster-binding protein → MKIAVSSTGNTLDSAMDNRFGRAVMFIIYDTETEQFTIMDNSNNSALGQGAGIQTAQAVAAAGATRVVTGRVGPNALAALTQAKIEIMSAAPGTVAQALEQTKNAESGAQTTPQPNAAMSMGQGRGMGQGRGMGRGMGQGRGMGQGRGMGQGRGMGQGRGMGRGMGQGRGMGQGRGMVTGRGGQN, encoded by the coding sequence ATGAAGATTGCCGTCAGCAGCACGGGAAACACGCTCGACAGCGCCATGGACAATCGCTTTGGCCGTGCGGTCATGTTTATCATCTACGACACGGAAACCGAGCAATTTACAATTATGGACAACTCAAACAACTCTGCTCTTGGCCAGGGAGCCGGCATCCAAACGGCCCAGGCTGTTGCCGCAGCAGGGGCGACTCGTGTCGTCACCGGTCGCGTCGGGCCCAATGCCTTAGCAGCTTTGACTCAGGCTAAGATTGAAATCATGAGCGCAGCTCCCGGCACAGTAGCTCAGGCACTGGAACAGACCAAGAACGCAGAGTCTGGTGCGCAAACGACACCTCAACCCAATGCAGCAATGAGCATGGGCCAAGGCCGTGGCATGGGCCAAGGTCGTGGCATGGGTCGTGGCATGGGCCAAGGTCGTGGCATGGGCCAAGGTCGTGGCATGGGCCAAGGTCGTGGCATGGGCCAAGGTCGTGGCATGGGTCGTGGCATGGGCCAAGGTCGTGGCATGGGCCAAGGTCGTGGC